CAACTTCATCTGTTGATACACGTCTGGAGTTACTGATTCAAAAAGCCATGAGGCGTTTGATGCAAGGACGTACCAGTTTTGTTATCGCTCACCGCCTGTCAACCATTCAAGAAGCTGATAAAATTTTAGTACTTAAAGATGGTCAAATCATCGAACAAGGTAACCATGATAGCCTTCTGGCTGATAAAGGCTTCTATCATGATCTTTACATGAGCCAATTTGCTAGCCAAGAAGACTAGGAGCTTAAGCATTGACGATGATGTCAATGCTTTTTGTGATGCTTCAATTCCGTTTTTCGATGAGAGAAACAAGAAGACCATTACTTAAGCGGGTGGCTGACAAATTTTTGATGGTCTATGTTGTTGCTATCTTTATGATCTTTTTAAGAAAAGGTTTTCAAAATTATTTTGTCAGACTTCTTTTGATTTGTTATAATAAATGGAATGGATAAGATGGGGGAAGACATGATCATTGAAAAAGTCTATAATAACAACGTTATTCAAGTGAAGGATGAATCTGGGCAAGAATTGATTGTCATGGGGCGAGGCCTAGGTTTCCAGAAAAAAGTTGGTGATATGATTGATCAAACGAAGATTGAAAAAGTCTTTACCCTACAAAGTGAGCAGACTTCTTCTGACCTCTCTGACCTCTATGAACAGTTACCAGATAAGGAACTTAATCTCTTCGTCTATTTGATAGATAGGGCTGAAAAAGCACTTGAACTGACCTTTGATAGTCATTTGCACTTGTCATTAACCGACCATTTACATTTTATGGTCGTCAGAATGAGACAAGGGGTCTCCATTTCCAATCCACTAGCTTGGGAAGTTCGAAAATTTTATCCTAAAGAATATCAGGTGGCTAAAGATATGATTGCTCGTTTGAGTGAGGAATTGAAACTTTCTATTCCAGATGATGAGGCATCATCAATCGCTCTTCATTTTATCAATGCCCAGTCTGAAAGTGGCGGGATTAGTAAATCTCAAAGAAGTACTCGCATGGTCATTGATATTTTGGAAATTGTCCGTTTGCATTTTGGGCAAATGGTGGCAGAAGATAGTATCTCTTATAATCGATTTGTGACGCATTTGCAGTATTTTTCTCAGCGTGTGATTAATGGTGTGGTGCAAGGATCAAATGATGCCTTCTTATATGACCAAGTGAAACAGAATTACCCTGATAGCTTTTCATGTACGCAAAAGATTGCTCATTATGTTAAAGAACATTATGATTTCGAGATGAGCATCGATGAGAAAGTTTATTTGACCATTCACATTCAAAGAATGGAAGACAGTAAAAATAGTTAATAAAATAGCTGAAAGGCTATTTTTTTGCACCTTGTTAAGTGAGCTTTGGAATAATCAAGCCAGAAAATCATTTGCTTTGAAGAATCTTTAGAAAAAATATAAAAAAGCGCTTGCATTATTCAGATAAGTCTGTTATTATAATAGACATTAGATGGATTGTTACTGGTCAAGCAGGCAAAACCTAAATAAATACAAGATAAACAAGGCAGCGGTCTTAGGACATGTTGGCGGTTTATTTGGTATTTGTTTAGGTTTTTTGTTTGCCTAAAGCAATCCAATAAACAAATATTTAGGAGGAGCCCTAATGGCTAAAAAAGATTATACTGAGTTGGCAAAAGATATTGTCGCTCACGTTGGTGGTAAAGACAATGTTGTCAATCTTCGTCACTGTATTACACGCTTACGTTTTGTTTTGAAGGATGAATCAAAGGCTGATACAGATTACTTAAAAGCACGTGATGGTGTTGTTACCGTTGTCAAAGCTGGTGGACAGTACCAAGTTGTTATCGGAAATCACGTTCCAGATGTTTACGCAGCAGTACTTGAACAAGGAGTTCAAGGAGTTGGCTCACTTGATACAGATGAGGGTGATACTGCGAAAGGTAATCTTTTTGATCGTTTTGTTGACTTGATTTCAGGAATTTTCCAACCTTTCTTGGGAGCACTTGCAGCTGCTGGTATCGTTAAAGGTCTTGTGGCTATTCTTGGTGCTGTTTTCGGAATGAGTGCAGAAAATAGTGCTCTTTATGTTATCCTTAATGCTGCTGGAGATGGTTTTTTCCAATTTCTACCAATAGCAATTGCCTTAACAGCAGCTCGTAAATTTAAAATGGGTGAGTTTACAGCGATTGCGATTGCGGCTGCTTTAGTTTACCCAACCTTACCAACTACTGTTCCTGTTTTGAAAGAAGCTGGGCTCGATAAGGTACTCGGTATTCCTTTCCAATTGCCTGCAGCAGGTAGCTATCTTCAAACCGTAATGCCTGTTATTCTTGCTATTTGGGTAGGTTCAAACATTGAGAAGTTTATGCGTAAAATTACACCAGACGTTATTAAGCTTTTCATTGTGCCATTTGTGACGATTTTACTCACTGTGCCACTAACTTTCTTGGTTGTCGGACCACTGGCTAACTTCATCTCTGATTTACTATCAATGGGATTCACATCTGTTATGGCATTCAGTCCACTACTTTACGGTTTATTGCTCGGGGCTTTATGGCAAGTTATGGTTATGTTTGGCTTACACTGGGCAATTGTTCCACTTGCCATCTTACAGTTCTCACAAAATGGCTGGTCTAATGTTCTAATTGCTGCAGCTCTCCCTAACTTTACACAAACAGGTGTTCTTTCTGCTATTATGTTGAAAACGAAAGAACAAAAAGTTAAAACAATCTCAGCACCAGCCCTTATTTCATCTGTCTTTGGTGTTACCGAGCCAGCTATCTATGGTGTGACGCTTCCAATGAAAACACCGTTTTACATTTCCTGCGTAGTTTCAGGGATTATTGGAGCTGGTTTATCTTTCTTTGATATTAAAAACTACGCTATGGGTGCCCTAGGTATCTTCATGTATCCAGGTTATGTTAGTCCAACTCTAGGTTTAACACCAATGTGGATTTTGATTGCTTTCTCGGTAGCAGCATTTGTTCTCTCATTCGCTATCCAAATGCTTGTACCAGTTCCAACTCTTTACGGAACTCCAACAGAAGAAAAAGTTGAAGAAGCTGGAGTTGTAGTAGCTGAAGAAGTTGTTGATATCAAACAAGAAATCATTGCCAGCCCACTCATTGGTAATGTTGTTGCTCTTGAAAATGTGCCTGATGAAGTTTTTGCTTCAGGTGCTATGGGTAAAGGGATTGCGGTTGATCCAGCAGATGGTGTTGTTGTAGCACCAGCCAATGCAGAAGTGTCACTTGTCTTCCCAACAAATCATGCCATCGGTCTAAAAACTGAAAATGGTGCTGAAATCTTAATCCATATCGGTATGGATACTGTATCACTTGCAGGTAAAGGCTTCAAGAAGTTTGTTGAAGTCGGGGACAAAGTGACCCCAGGACAAAAACTTCTTGAGTTTGATGTTAATGCTATCAGAGCAGCTGGACTTCCAGTTATCACTCCAATCATCGTAACAAACACAGATGTCTACACAGATGTCTT
The sequence above is drawn from the Streptococcus pluranimalium genome and encodes:
- the licT gene encoding BglG family transcription antiterminator LicT → MIIEKVYNNNVIQVKDESGQELIVMGRGLGFQKKVGDMIDQTKIEKVFTLQSEQTSSDLSDLYEQLPDKELNLFVYLIDRAEKALELTFDSHLHLSLTDHLHFMVVRMRQGVSISNPLAWEVRKFYPKEYQVAKDMIARLSEELKLSIPDDEASSIALHFINAQSESGGISKSQRSTRMVIDILEIVRLHFGQMVAEDSISYNRFVTHLQYFSQRVINGVVQGSNDAFLYDQVKQNYPDSFSCTQKIAHYVKEHYDFEMSIDEKVYLTIHIQRMEDSKNS
- a CDS encoding beta-glucoside-specific PTS transporter subunit IIABC, translated to MAKKDYTELAKDIVAHVGGKDNVVNLRHCITRLRFVLKDESKADTDYLKARDGVVTVVKAGGQYQVVIGNHVPDVYAAVLEQGVQGVGSLDTDEGDTAKGNLFDRFVDLISGIFQPFLGALAAAGIVKGLVAILGAVFGMSAENSALYVILNAAGDGFFQFLPIAIALTAARKFKMGEFTAIAIAAALVYPTLPTTVPVLKEAGLDKVLGIPFQLPAAGSYLQTVMPVILAIWVGSNIEKFMRKITPDVIKLFIVPFVTILLTVPLTFLVVGPLANFISDLLSMGFTSVMAFSPLLYGLLLGALWQVMVMFGLHWAIVPLAILQFSQNGWSNVLIAAALPNFTQTGVLSAIMLKTKEQKVKTISAPALISSVFGVTEPAIYGVTLPMKTPFYISCVVSGIIGAGLSFFDIKNYAMGALGIFMYPGYVSPTLGLTPMWILIAFSVAAFVLSFAIQMLVPVPTLYGTPTEEKVEEAGVVVAEEVVDIKQEIIASPLIGNVVALENVPDEVFASGAMGKGIAVDPADGVVVAPANAEVSLVFPTNHAIGLKTENGAEILIHIGMDTVSLAGKGFKKFVEVGDKVTPGQKLLEFDVNAIRAAGLPVITPIIVTNTDVYTDVLKTQEGRVNTGDYLLTTVK